In one window of Haloimpatiens sp. FM7315 DNA:
- a CDS encoding DUF1292 domain-containing protein, which yields MDNNIETIVLKDEDGKDIEFEVVTKLDIEEDEYVIVVPKGSEEDEAVALKIQKNEDGEEVLITIEDEEEFDRVSEAYEILFEEE from the coding sequence ATGGATAACAATATTGAAACAATAGTATTAAAAGATGAAGATGGAAAGGATATTGAGTTTGAAGTAGTTACAAAACTTGATATAGAAGAGGATGAATATGTTATAGTAGTCCCAAAAGGCAGTGAAGAGGATGAGGCTGTAGCTTTAAAAATTCAAAAAAACGAAGATGGAGAAGAAGTTTTAATAACTATTGAAGATGAGGAAGAGTTTGACCGTGTTTCTGAGGCATATGAAATTTTATTTGAAGAAGAATAA
- a CDS encoding Fur family transcriptional regulator, giving the protein MGELFPNIIDNLKESLKDKGCKLTPQRRAILSTMINNEGKHLTVEELYDLVKDQCPEIGLATVYRTVQLLEQFGVVSKLELDDGCSRYELVHKDENHTHHHLICTKCGRVIEVKDDLLEDLESSIEKMYNFKIYNHSLKFYGLCEKCKKNNK; this is encoded by the coding sequence ATGGGTGAATTATTTCCTAATATTATAGATAATCTTAAAGAGAGTTTAAAAGATAAAGGCTGTAAACTCACGCCTCAAAGAAGAGCAATTCTGTCTACAATGATTAATAACGAAGGAAAACATTTGACAGTGGAAGAACTATACGATTTGGTAAAAGACCAGTGCCCAGAGATAGGTCTTGCAACAGTCTATAGAACAGTTCAATTGTTAGAACAGTTTGGTGTAGTTAGTAAACTAGAACTAGATGATGGCTGTAGTAGATATGAATTGGTGCATAAAGATGAGAATCACACTCATCACCATTTGATTTGTACTAAATGTGGCAGGGTTATTGAGGTAAAAGATGATTTGTTAGAAGATTTGGAAAGCAGTATAGAAAAAATGTATAATTTTAAAATATATAATCATAGTTTAAAGTTTTATGGACTATGTGAAAAATGCAAGAAAAACAATAAATAA
- the typA gene encoding translational GTPase TypA translates to MELFTRNDIRNIAIIAHVDHGKTTIVDAMLKQSHVFRVNEKVEERVMDSNDLEKERGITILAKNTAIMHNGVKINIVDTPGHADFGGEVERVLKMVDSVLLVVDAYEGPMPQTKFVLKKALELNLRPIVVINKIDKKDARSEEVIDEVFDLFVELGADDEQLDFPIIYCSAKQGMAKKNLEDESDNMGPLFDIIIKSVKAPEGYLDKPLQMLVTTIDYNEYVGKIAIGKIERGKIRKNQQLSLVRRDGKVENVKVTNVYVYNGLNRQEVEEALLGDIVAVSGIPTINIGETLADPSDPEALPFVDIDEPTLNMNFMVNDSPFAGQDGDFVTSRHLRDRLFKELETNVSLKVEETETPECLKVSGRGELHLSILIETMRREGYEFQVSKPSVIFKEMNGKKVEPIEYLTIDVPEEFMGVVMEKLGPRKAELVNMTSAVNGYTRLEFRIPARGLIGFRNDFMTDTKGNGIMNHVFDAFEPYKGEIPERSRGSLVAFGEGESITYGLFNAQERGILFIGPAVPVYEGMVVGECSRAEDIDVNVCKKKHLSNTRSSGSDESLRLVPPRQMSLEQCIEFVSSDEIVEITPKNVRIRKRILDSAQRKKLISRNRN, encoded by the coding sequence ATGGAGTTATTTACTAGAAATGATATAAGGAATATAGCAATTATTGCCCATGTTGACCATGGCAAGACTACAATTGTAGATGCTATGTTAAAGCAAAGTCACGTATTTAGAGTTAATGAAAAAGTTGAAGAAAGAGTTATGGATTCTAATGATTTAGAAAAAGAAAGAGGAATAACTATATTAGCCAAGAACACTGCAATTATGCACAATGGTGTTAAGATTAATATAGTAGATACTCCTGGACATGCTGATTTTGGAGGAGAAGTAGAACGTGTACTTAAAATGGTTGACAGTGTTCTTTTGGTAGTTGATGCTTATGAAGGACCTATGCCACAGACAAAATTCGTTTTGAAAAAAGCATTAGAATTAAACCTAAGACCTATAGTAGTTATCAATAAAATCGATAAAAAAGATGCAAGATCTGAGGAAGTTATTGACGAAGTTTTTGATTTATTTGTAGAATTAGGAGCAGATGATGAACAGCTAGATTTCCCAATCATTTATTGTTCTGCAAAACAAGGAATGGCTAAGAAAAATCTTGAAGATGAGTCTGATAACATGGGACCTTTATTTGACATAATAATAAAGAGTGTTAAGGCTCCAGAAGGTTATTTAGACAAGCCACTTCAAATGTTAGTAACAACTATTGACTACAATGAATATGTAGGTAAAATAGCTATAGGTAAAATCGAAAGAGGAAAAATAAGAAAGAATCAACAACTATCTTTAGTAAGAAGAGATGGAAAAGTAGAAAATGTTAAAGTAACCAATGTTTATGTTTATAATGGACTAAATAGACAAGAAGTAGAAGAAGCATTATTAGGTGATATAGTTGCAGTATCTGGTATACCTACAATTAATATAGGAGAAACACTAGCAGATCCAAGTGATCCAGAAGCTCTTCCTTTTGTAGATATAGATGAACCTACTTTAAACATGAATTTTATGGTTAATGATTCACCATTTGCAGGACAAGATGGAGATTTCGTAACTTCAAGACATTTAAGAGATAGATTATTTAAAGAATTAGAAACAAATGTAAGCTTAAAAGTTGAAGAGACGGAGACTCCAGAGTGTTTAAAGGTAAGTGGAAGAGGAGAACTTCATCTATCAATATTAATAGAAACTATGAGAAGAGAAGGCTATGAGTTCCAAGTATCTAAACCAAGCGTTATTTTTAAAGAAATGAATGGGAAAAAAGTTGAGCCAATAGAATATTTGACTATAGATGTACCAGAAGAATTTATGGGCGTAGTAATGGAAAAACTTGGACCAAGAAAAGCTGAATTAGTTAATATGACATCTGCTGTAAATGGATATACTAGATTAGAGTTTAGAATACCAGCTAGAGGACTAATTGGATTTAGAAATGATTTTATGACAGATACAAAGGGAAATGGAATAATGAATCATGTTTTTGATGCTTTTGAACCATATAAAGGAGAAATTCCTGAAAGAAGTAGAGGATCTTTAGTAGCATTTGGAGAAGGAGAATCTATAACTTACGGACTATTCAATGCCCAAGAAAGGGGAATCTTGTTTATAGGACCAGCAGTTCCTGTTTATGAAGGTATGGTAGTTGGAGAATGTTCAAGAGCAGAAGATATAGACGTAAATGTATGTAAGAAAAAACATTTATCAAACACTAGATCTTCAGGCTCAGATGAATCCCTTAGACTAGTACCTCCAAGACAAATGTCTTTGGAGCAGTGTATAGAATTTGTTTCTTCAGATGAAATTGTAGAAATTACTCCTAAAAATGTTAGAATAAGAAAAAGAATACTTGACAGTGCTCAAAGAAAGAAATTAATATCTAGAAATAGAAATTAG
- a CDS encoding IreB family regulatory phosphoprotein has product MGIDERTIQFDLPKDNKELTRSILTEVYNALKEKGYNPVNQLVGYLISGDPTYVTNYNGARALIRKLERDEILEEVLKVYLDIK; this is encoded by the coding sequence ATGGGAATTGATGAGAGAACTATACAGTTTGATCTTCCTAAAGATAATAAAGAGCTTACAAGGAGCATTTTAACAGAGGTTTATAATGCGCTAAAAGAAAAAGGATATAACCCAGTTAATCAGTTAGTTGGATACTTGATATCTGGAGATCCTACTTATGTTACTAACTATAATGGAGCAAGGGCTCTTATTAGAAAGTTAGAAAGAGACGAAATACTTGAAGAAGTATTAAAAGTTTATTTGGACATAAAATAA
- the mltG gene encoding endolytic transglycosylase MltG, producing the protein MKKKFFIIFIILSLVVTLVLSKGKFIDKPFRVDNKYVLNVESGDNFYTLLNKLERESIISNSHVIKAYLKIKKFNFNVKPGQYTVEKDTSLISFINMLTKGNKNNLIKVSIPEGYTIEEIGSLLDKNKIIEKKDFIMACKEYRLPGFIKNNPKISYSLEGYLFPNTYTFKKNSSGEEIIKEMLKNFEDTWTGVKNEIKEKKDYNLDEIIKIASLIEKEAKVKADRAKISSVIYNRLDKKMKLQIDATVLYALGHHKDVVTIKDTKIKSPYNTYYINGLPLGPICNPGRESIVAAMNPERTNYLFYLYKKDETKQHYFTEDYEDFKKAMKKYGY; encoded by the coding sequence ATGAAAAAGAAATTTTTTATTATATTTATTATTTTGAGTCTCGTAGTAACTTTAGTTCTTTCAAAAGGCAAATTTATAGATAAACCCTTCAGAGTAGATAATAAGTATGTGTTAAATGTAGAATCAGGGGATAATTTCTATACATTATTAAATAAGCTTGAGAGAGAAAGCATAATTTCGAATTCTCATGTAATTAAGGCATATTTAAAAATTAAAAAGTTTAATTTTAATGTTAAACCTGGCCAGTACACAGTTGAAAAAGATACTTCGTTAATTAGTTTTATAAACATGCTAACTAAAGGTAATAAAAATAATTTGATAAAAGTAAGTATTCCAGAAGGATATACTATTGAAGAGATAGGTAGTTTACTTGATAAAAATAAAATTATAGAGAAAAAAGATTTTATTATGGCCTGTAAGGAATATAGATTGCCTGGTTTTATAAAAAATAATCCCAAGATTTCATACTCTTTGGAAGGATACTTATTTCCAAATACATATACCTTTAAGAAAAATTCTTCTGGGGAAGAAATTATAAAAGAAATGTTAAAAAACTTTGAAGATACTTGGACTGGCGTTAAGAATGAAATTAAAGAGAAAAAAGATTATAACCTTGATGAAATTATAAAAATAGCATCTTTAATTGAGAAAGAAGCAAAGGTAAAAGCAGATAGAGCGAAGATATCATCAGTAATCTACAATAGACTAGATAAAAAAATGAAGCTTCAAATTGATGCTACTGTACTATACGCTTTAGGGCATCATAAAGATGTGGTTACTATAAAAGACACGAAGATAAAGTCCCCATACAATACCTATTATATAAACGGATTGCCTCTTGGCCCAATATGTAATCCAGGCAGAGAGTCCATCGTAGCTGCAATGAATCCGGAAAGAACAAATTATCTTTTTTATTTATATAAAAAAGATGAAACTAAGCAGCATTATTTTACTGAGGATTATGAAGATTTTAAAAAAGCAATGAAGAAATATGGATATTAG
- a CDS encoding ribonuclease J, whose product MRRESDKVKIIPLGGLNEIGKNLTVIEYKNEIIVIDCGMLFPDEEMFGIDVVIPDVTYLLKNKDKVKGIFLTHGHEDHIGALPYVLKQLNVPVYGTKLTLAIVGTKLKEHGLLSTVELIEVKPKDVVKLEKISIEFIRTSHSIPDSVAIAIHTPLGTILHTGDFKIDYTPIDGSVADLTRFAELGKRGVIAMLADSTNVERPGYTMSESTVGETFTNIFSTAKGRIIVATFASNVHRIQQIISASYKYGRKVAVSGRSMENIVGVASELGYLKYIEETLINIDDIVRYPNDKITIITTGSQGEPMSALSRMAVSEHRKVDIIKGDMVIISATPIPGNEKLVSKVINRLFRKGAEVIYEKLADVHVSGHACQEELKLMHTLVKPKFFIPAHGEYRHLKQHAELAAKLGLPEENIIIGQNGDVIEVTRNNIRKNGSVVSGQVFVDGLGVGDVGNIVLRDRKHLSQDGILTVVVTIEKESGSVIAGPDIISRGFVYVRESEDLMEEAKNLVKEQLLECEKYHITEWATIKSKIKESLRLFLYEKTKRKPMILPIIMEI is encoded by the coding sequence TTGAGAAGAGAAAGTGATAAAGTAAAAATCATACCTTTAGGTGGATTGAACGAAATAGGAAAAAACTTAACAGTAATTGAGTACAAAAATGAGATAATAGTCATAGACTGTGGAATGTTATTTCCTGACGAGGAAATGTTTGGCATAGATGTTGTTATACCTGATGTAACATATTTGCTGAAAAACAAAGATAAAGTCAAAGGAATATTTTTGACTCATGGACATGAAGACCATATCGGAGCACTTCCATATGTTTTAAAACAACTTAATGTACCTGTGTATGGAACAAAGCTAACTTTAGCAATAGTTGGAACCAAGCTAAAAGAGCACGGACTTCTAAGCACTGTAGAACTTATAGAGGTCAAACCTAAAGATGTGGTGAAATTAGAAAAAATATCTATAGAATTTATAAGAACCAGTCATAGTATTCCTGATTCTGTAGCTATAGCTATACATACTCCATTGGGAACAATACTTCATACAGGGGATTTCAAGATTGATTATACTCCAATTGATGGAAGTGTAGCTGATTTAACTAGATTTGCTGAGCTTGGAAAGCGAGGAGTCATTGCCATGCTAGCTGACAGTACTAATGTTGAAAGACCAGGATATACTATGTCAGAGAGTACGGTTGGAGAGACTTTTACGAATATTTTTTCAACAGCAAAAGGAAGAATAATAGTAGCGACTTTTGCATCAAATGTACATAGGATTCAACAGATAATATCTGCATCCTATAAGTATGGAAGAAAAGTGGCTGTTTCAGGGAGAAGTATGGAAAATATAGTAGGGGTTGCAAGTGAGCTTGGGTATTTAAAATACATTGAAGAAACCCTAATAAATATTGACGATATAGTTAGATATCCTAATGATAAAATAACTATAATAACTACAGGCAGTCAAGGAGAACCTATGTCAGCTCTTTCTAGGATGGCAGTTTCAGAACACAGAAAAGTAGATATAATTAAAGGTGATATGGTTATAATTTCTGCAACTCCTATACCTGGAAATGAAAAATTAGTGTCTAAAGTAATAAACAGGTTGTTTAGAAAGGGAGCAGAGGTTATTTATGAAAAATTGGCAGATGTACATGTATCAGGACACGCTTGCCAAGAGGAATTGAAATTAATGCATACTTTAGTTAAACCTAAATTCTTTATACCAGCTCATGGAGAATATAGACATTTAAAACAACATGCAGAGTTAGCAGCTAAATTAGGTTTACCTGAAGAGAATATTATAATAGGTCAAAACGGAGATGTAATTGAAGTTACTAGAAATAACATAAGAAAAAATGGTTCAGTAGTTTCAGGTCAAGTTTTTGTGGATGGCCTTGGTGTTGGTGACGTAGGAAATATAGTTTTAAGAGATAGAAAGCATTTATCTCAGGATGGAATATTAACTGTAGTTGTCACTATAGAAAAAGAATCTGGTTCTGTTATAGCAGGTCCTGATATAATATCTCGTGGGTTTGTCTATGTAAGGGAGTCAGAAGATCTAATGGAAGAAGCAAAAAACTTAGTTAAAGAGCAGCTTTTAGAGTGTGAAAAATACCACATAACTGAGTGGGCTACTATTAAATCAAAAATAAAAGAATCTTTAAGATTATTTTTATATGAAAAGACAAAGAGAAAACCAATGATATTGCCAATAATAATGGAAATATGA
- a CDS encoding O-methyltransferase, with translation MSGVTYEYMETYLRKLIPEKQGVLKELEEFAHNNAVPIVQKETAQFLELMINMKKPKRILELGTAIGYSSILMCLSSNMQAKITTVERDEKMIELAKENIQKYKLDNNIEIIKGECLDALSNMKDTFDFIFIDAGKGHYNHFLPHCLRMLNKEGVIVADNVLFRGMVASDELVKRRKITIVKRMREYLNMINDKEFLTSTIPMGDGIAVTVRRNENE, from the coding sequence ATGAGCGGTGTAACTTATGAATATATGGAAACTTATTTAAGAAAACTAATTCCTGAAAAACAAGGTGTATTGAAAGAATTAGAAGAATTTGCACATAATAATGCTGTTCCTATAGTTCAAAAAGAGACTGCTCAGTTTTTAGAGCTTATGATTAATATGAAGAAGCCTAAGAGAATTTTAGAGCTAGGTACAGCTATAGGATATTCATCTATATTGATGTGTTTAAGTTCCAATATGCAGGCAAAGATCACTACAGTGGAACGTGATGAAAAAATGATTGAACTTGCAAAAGAAAATATTCAAAAGTATAAACTAGATAACAACATTGAAATCATAAAAGGAGAGTGCTTAGATGCACTTTCTAATATGAAAGACACTTTTGATTTTATTTTTATTGATGCGGGAAAAGGCCATTACAATCATTTTTTACCACATTGCTTGAGGATGCTTAATAAAGAAGGCGTTATAGTAGCTGACAATGTCTTATTTAGAGGAATGGTAGCTTCAGATGAATTAGTTAAGAGAAGAAAAATTACAATCGTAAAGAGAATGAGAGAATATTTAAATATGATAAATGATAAAGAATTTCTGACTTCTACAATACCTATGGGCGATGGCATAGCAGTGAC